One window of the Rosa rugosa chromosome 3, drRosRugo1.1, whole genome shotgun sequence genome contains the following:
- the LOC133740676 gene encoding putative ribonuclease H protein At1g65750 isoform X6 has product MAVFLFTDGLCKEIANFWWGQTDMGGKVHWLSWEKLGLPKEEGGLGFRCLRDFNLALLAKVGWRIIQQPEALWVQVLKGLYFPHCDFLSASKGSRASWAWSSILEGRNLLSDHALWQVLNGESISTWKDKWIPGILGGRLSASHLYASEFDPFQRVADLVDWSSTSWNLDPIAQHLTAAEVVAIESIPLSSTWEPDKLVWPYEKCGSYSVRSGYHVQHGGRSKASLQSAHSSHIVNPTVWKQLWNVSSIPKVKHFLWRACTNALPTMANLFVKKVTPSPLCPFCSDHMETIEHLLLQCPWTIGVWFGLPVNYIVDLAAITTFDAWFSGVCEMMKVVHKSKMVLSCWISFALWIIWKERCAAVYDHREPSPWGVIAQIKAAVSEYSGLIVSGSSIRSSSVESVKWFAPLFPTVKLNCDGAWSSVTKRAGIGCIIRDFTGTIINGRVKTCLANSALHAEAIAVLEGLISARNLDFPSYAEFTYRNQA; this is encoded by the exons ATGGCAGTATTTCTATTCACTGATGGGCTGTGTAAGGAGATTGCGAACTTTTGGTGGGGACAGACTGATATGGGGGGTAAGGTGCATTGGTTGAGTTGGGAAAAGCTTGGATTGCCCAAGGAGGAGGGAGGTTTGGGTTTCAGGTGTCTGAGAGATTTCAATCTAGCCCTCCTTGCCAAAGTAGGGTGGAGAATTATTCAACAACCTGAGGCTTTATGGGTTCAAGTGCTCAAGGGATTATATTTTCCTCATTGTGATTTCTTGTCAGCTTCTAAAGGGTCTAGAGCTTCGTGGGCTTGGAGTAGCATTCTGGAGGGAAGAAATTTATTAAGTGATCATGCTTTGTGGCAGGTACTCAATGGGGAGTCCATTAGTACTTGGAAAGATAAATGGATTCCAGGGATTTTAGGTGGGAGACTGAGTGCTTCTCATCTGTACGCTTCTGAGTTTGATCCTTTTCAGAGGGTTGCAGACTTGGTTGATTGGTCTTCGACCTCTTGGAATCTGGATCCCATTGCTCAGCATTTGACAGCTGCTGAGGTTGTTGCTATTGAGTCCATCCCATTGTCCTCTACTTGGGAACCTGATAAGTTAGTCTGGCCTTATGAGAAATGTGGTTCTTATTCAGTCAGGTCCGGGTATCATGTGCAGCATGGAGGGAGAAGTAAGGCATCTTTGCAATCAGCTCACTCTTCACATATTGTTAATCCTACTGTTTGGAAACAATTGTGGAACGTCTCTTCTATCCCTAAAGTCAAGCATTTTCTTTGGAGGGCTTGTACTAATGCACTTCCAACTATGGCTAATCTTTTTGTTAAAAAAGTGACCCCCTCTCCTCTTTGTCCATTTTGTTCGGATCATATGGAGACTATTGAGCATTTGTTACTTCAATGTCCATGGACCATAGGAGTGTGGTTTGGTTTGCCTGTTAATTACATAGTGGATTTGGCAGCTATTACTACTTTTGATGCTTGGTTTTCTGGTGTTTGTGAGATGATGAAGGTTGTTCATAAAAGCAAAATGGTTCTCTCTTGTTGGATTTCCTTTGCTCTTTGGATCATCTGGAAGGAAAGGTGTGCAGCTGTTTATGATCATAGAGAGCCTAGTCCTTGGGGGGTAATTGCTCAAATCAAAGCTGCTGTTTCAGAATATAGTGGTCTGATTGTTTCTGGTTCATCAATCCGTAGTTCTTCTGTCGAGAGTGTGAAGTGGTTTGCTCCTTTGTTTCCTACTGTAAAGCTGAATTGTGATGGGGCTTGGAGTTCAGTAACCAAAAGAGCTGGGATTGGATGTATTATCAGAGATTTTACTGGTACAATTATTAATGGGAGAGTTAAAACCTGCTTGGCAAACTCTGCTTTGCATGCTGAAGCTATTGCTGTCTTAGAGGGATTGATTTCAGCTAGAAATCTGGATTTCCCCTCG TATGCAGAATTCACCTACAGAAACCAAGCATAG